The sequence below is a genomic window from Anaerocolumna chitinilytica.
TGACGGCGGTGAACTTGGAGAAATAGAATACGAGAATTTTAATGCAGCCGCAGGAAAAATTCAGATTCAAGGTGTAAGTATCCATCCCGGCAGTGCAAAGAATAAGATGGTAAATGCTTTGTTACTTGCAATGGAGTTCCAGAATATGCTTCCGGCCAACGAAGACCCTATGTATACCGAGAATTATGAAGGTTTCTATATGTTGAATGCTTTGGAAGGAACCGTAGATTCTGCAAGAGCTGTATACATCATTCGTGATCATGATAAAGCCCAGTTTGAAGCAAAAAAAGCCAGATTCATTAAAATCGGAGAATACCTGAACGAAAAATACGGTGAGGGTACTTTTAAAGTAGAAGTAAAAGATTCTTATTACAATATGAAAGAAAAAGTAGAACCGCATATACATCTGATTGATAATGCTAAACGTGCTATGGAAGAAGTTGGGGTAACGCCGATTGTTGTTCCCATTCGCGGCGGTACAGATGGTGCAAGACTTTCTTACATGGGGCTTCCCTGCCCTAATCTTTGTGCCGGAGGAAATAATTTTCACGGAAGATATGAATTCATACCGGTACAATCCATGGAGAAAATCGTTGAAATATTATTAAAGATAGTGGAAATATATTCAACAGAAGAAAATGCAAAATAGAACAAAGATGTATCATACAATGGTGTAAAATACAAAGAAGTATTTTCCGGGCACAAAATTGATGTCTTATGGAGAATACTTCTTTTTTATTGGATTTTAAATGTTCTGAATCAGAGATAAAAGTACAGATATAATTACATAGTTAACTTTTAAGCACTGAAAAGTTTTGATAATAAAGAATTTCATATTGATTTTTTATATAAATTAAGTTATTATATACGGAAACATCGTAATTTTATACATTCCAGCGTTAAACAGTCAAATTAAAAGTGAAGGTGGTATTGCTATGAATAGTGATTCAGTGAAAACAGGAATTCAACAAGCTCCCCATAGATCTCTCTTTAATGCGCTTGGTATTACCAAGGAAGAATTGGACAGACCATTAATTGGTATCGTCAGTTCTTATAACGAAATCGTTCCAGGCCATATGAATCTCGACAAAATTGTAGATGCCGTCAAGATGGGAGTTGCCATGGCAGGCGGAACCCCAATCGTATTTCCGGCAATTGCAGTCTGCGACGGAATCTCTATGGGACATACGGGAATGAAATATTCTCTTGTTACCAGAGATCTAATCGCTGATTCCACAGAAGCTATGGCAATGGCACATGCTTTTGACGCATTGGTAATGGTACCTAATTGCGATAAGAACGTTCCCGGGTTATTAATGGCAGCAGCAAGAGTAAATGTCCCGACTATCTTTGTAAGTGGGGGGCCTATGCTTGCAGGTAGGGTGAAAGGTGAGAAAACAAGCCTTTCCAGTATGTTTGAAGCTGTAGGTGCTTATACTGCTGGTAAATTGTCAGAAGAGGAGGTAGAGGAATATGCCTGTAAGGTATGCCCTACCGCTGGTTCCTGTTCCGGTATGTATACAGCAAATAGCATGAATTGCCTCACAGAAGTCCTTGGTATGGGACTACAGGGTAACGGAACCATTCCCGCAGTATTTTCTGAAAGAATCCGTTTAGCCAAACATGCGGGAATGAAGATTATGGAACTCCTTGAAAGAAACATTCGCCCTAGAGATATTATGGTAAGAGAAGCCTTTATGAATGCTTTAACTGTAGATATGGCATTGGGATGCTCCACCAATAGTATGCTCCATCTTCCGGCAATTGCACATGAAGCAGGAGTAGAACTAAATCTCGAGATAGCAAATGAAATCAGTGCAAAGACCCCGAATCTCTGCCATCTGGCACCGGCAGGTCATGCCTATATAGAAGATTTGAATGAAGCAGGCGGAGTTTATGCCGTTATGAATGAGCTTGACAAAAAGGGTCTCATCGAGAAAGATTTAATAACAGTAAGCGGTAAAACCGTAGGGGAGAATATTGCTCACTGCAGGAATTTGGACACGGATGTCATAAGAAGCATTGATAATCCATATAGTGAAACAGGTGGCATAGCAATTTTAAAAGGGAATCTGGCTACTGACTCCGCTATAGTTAAAAGGTCTGCTGTAGCTCCTGAAATGTTAAAACACGAAGGTCCTGCGAGAGTATTCGACTCTGAAGATGATGCTATTAAGACTATAAAAGAGGGCAAAATTAATCCAGGAGATGTCGTAGTTATCCGTTATGAAGGACCCAAAGGCGGCCCCGGAATGAGGGAGATGCTCAATCCAACCTCAGCTATCATGGGAATGGGACTTGGATCCAGTGTAGCCTTAATTACAGATGGAAGATTCTCTGGTGCTTCCAGAGGTGCCTGTATCGGACATGTGTGCCCCGAAGCTGCCGTAGGCGGTAATATCGCTCTTCTAGAAGAAGGAGACCTCATTCAAATAGATATTACATCGAATTCCTTAAATGTAGCTCTCTCAGAAGATGAGCTTAATAAACGCAGGGAGAAATGGCAGCCTAAACAGCCTAAGATAACAACCGGCTATCTGGCAAGATATTCAGCTATGGTTACATCTGCCAGCAGAGGTGCTATCTTAGAGGTGCCAACAAGATAATAATAACAACGAATATTACCATATCTTAACATAAAACAGATATAGATATAACATACCGGCAACGGTTTCAAATGAAAAGGCTAAAAGAGAGGTGCAAAGATGCAGTTAACAGGATCACAGATTTTAGTAGAATGTTTAAAAGAACAGGGCGTAGATACCATCTTCGGGTATCCGGGCGGAGCTGTCCTAAATATCTATGATGAATTATACAGACATCAGGACGAGATACGGCATATATTAACCTCCCATGAGCAGGGAGCCTCCCATGCTGCAGACGGTTATGCCAGATCCACCGGTAAAGTAGGTGTATGCCTGGCAACCAGCGGACCCGGAGCTACTAATTTAGTAACAGGTATCGCAACAGCTTATATGGATTCCGTCCCAATGGTTGCAATAACAGGGAATGTTGCCGTTAATCTCTTAGGAAAGGATAGTTTTCAGGAAGTTGATATCGCAGGTATTACAATGCCTGTTACCAAACATAATTATATTGTGAAAGATGTAACACAATTAGCCGATACCATCCGGAAAGCCTTTCTCATTGCCCAGACAGGAAGACCGGGTCCGGTTTTGATTGATATTGCGAAGGATGTTACTGCAAATAAAACAGAATACCAAAGAGTCACGCCTCCAATAATAAATCGAATTACAGATACTTTTACAGCAGAAGATATTTCTACTGCAATTTCAATGATTGTGGAATCAAAAAAGCCCGTAATCTTTGTCGGCGGCGGAGCAGTAATATCTGATGCCTGGATAGAATTAAGAGAATTTGTAAAAAGAACAGATGCACCGGTAACGGATACCCTTATGGGAAAGGGTGCTTTTAGTGGTGAGGATACCTATTACACCGGAATGTTAGGCATGCATGGTACGAAAACAGCGAACTATAGTGTTACCGAATGTGATCTCTTAATCACGGTAGGTTCCAGATTCAGTGACAGAGTAACAGGCAATACAGCGCGTTTCGCAAGAAATGCCAAAATTCTGCAAATAGATGTAGACCCCGCGGAAATCAACAAGAATGTCTTAGTTGACCATGCAGTTATCGGTGATATCAAAGAGGTTTTAAAAGCAATCAATAACAGATTACCAGAACAAAAACATAAGGACTGGCTTGATCACGTGATGGATATGAAGAAGAAATATCCTTTAAAATACCACGAGCGAGGTCTTACCGGACCATTTATCTTAAATAAACTTTATGAGCTTACGAATGGAGAAGCTATAATAACGACAGAGGTCGGCCAGCATCAGATGTGGTCTGCCCAGTATTTTAACTACAAATACCCGAGGACCTTTATAACCTCTGGCGGCCTTGGTACCATGGGCTACGGGTTAGGTGCTTGTATAGGAGCAAAAGTAGGAAATACAGACAAAACGGTTATAAATATTGCCGGAGACGGTTGCTTTCGAATGAATATGAACGAGATTGCCACCGCTACCAGATATAACATCCCTATCATTCAGGTGATTTTTAATAATCATGTACTTGGTATGGTACGTCAGTGGCAATCCTTATTCTATGGCGAACGCTACTCCTATACCACCTTAAATGATTCCGTGGATTTTGTTAAATTGGCTGAAGCTATGGGAGCAAAGGCATATCGTATAACCAAAAGAGAAGAAGCAGAAACTGTTTTAAAAGAAGCCATCAGTCTGAACATCCCGGTAGTAATTGACTGTCAATTGGAGAGTGATGATAAGGTCTGGCCTATGGTTGCTCCCGGTGCTGCTATCGAGGAAGTTTTTACGGAAGAAGATTTGGAAGCCGGTAATAAATAGGAAAGATATAAGATTATATTGACTAAATTTTAACTTAGTTTTATAATGTAATGGATTAAAGCGTTCACGCGTCAAAAAACCAGCGGGGCAAAGAGGCCTATCTTCTTTGCTCTGACTGAATAATAATAAGGAGGATATGTAAGTGGCGAGAATTTATAATTTTTCAGCAGGCCCGGCCGTATTGCCGGAAGAAGTACTTAAAGAAGCAGCAGAAGAGATGCTGGATTATAGGGGAACCGGAATGTCAGTTATGGAGATGAGTCACAGATCAAAGGCTTATGAGACAATCATTAACGAAGCAGAAGCTGACTTAAGAGAACTGATGAATATTCCTGATAACTATAAAGTACTCTTTTTGCAAGGTGGCGCTTCTTCACAATTTGCCATGATTCCGATGAACCTGATGAAGAATAAGGTGGCAGACTATATTGTCACAGGGTTATGGGCAAAAAAAGCATTTCAGGAAGCTAAAATATATGGCACAGCGAATAAAATTGCTTCTTCCGAAGATAAAACTTTTACTTACATACCCGATTGTTCCGATCTTCCTATAAGCGAGAATGCTGATTACGTTTATATTTGTGAAAATAATACCATATATGGTACAAAATTTAAGACCCTTCCTAATACGAAAGGAAAACCCCTTGTTGCAGATGTCTCTTCCTGCTTTCTTTCAGAGCCGGTAGATGTAACAAAGTATGGTATAATCTACGGCGGAGTACAAAAGAATGTGGGACCTGCCGGTGTTGTTATCGTTATTATCCGAGAGGATTTGATAACAGAGGATACTTTACCCGGTACTCCAACTATGTTCAAATATAAAATTCATCTGGATAATGGTTCTATGTATAATACGCCTCCCGCTTATGGTATCTATATCTGCGGAAAAGTCTTTAAATGGCTTAAGAAACTGGGCGGTTTGGAAGCAATGAAAGAAATCAATGAGAGAAAAGCAGCTATTCTCTATAATTTCTTAGATGAGAGTAAACTCTTTAAGGGCACTGTTGTAAAAGAAGACCGTTCATTGATGAATGTTCCTTTTATAACAGGAGATGATGAATTGGATGCTAAATTTGTTAAAGAGGCAAAGGCCGCAGGCTTTGAAAACTTAAAGGGTCACAGAACCGTAGGTGGTATGCGTGCCAGTATCTATAATGCAATGCCCATAGAAGGTGTTGAAAAATTAGTTGAATTCATGAAGGAATTTGAAGCTAAAAATCTAAAATAGCAGAGAGGAGTACTTATGCCGAAGTTTAAATATCATTGCCTGAATCCAATTGCCGGAGTGGGACTTAAGCTTTTTTCAGAAAATTATGAGACAACTGAAGATATAAAGGAATCAGATGCAGTTCTGGTAAGAAGTGCCTCTATGCTGGAGATGGAACTCACTGATAACATTGCAGCTATTGCACGTGCTGGTGCCGGTGTAAATAATATCCCTTTGGATAGATGTGCCGGAGATGGAATTGTAGTATTTAATACCCCGGGAGCAAATGCCAACGGTGTGAAAGAGCTTGTGATTGCAGGTCTTATGCTTGCTTCCAGAAATATAGTAGGCGGTATTAACTGGGTCCAGACTATAAAAGAAGAAAAAGATATTGCTAAGCTGGTGGAAAAAGGAAAAGCCAAATTCGCCGGCAAGGAAATCCAAGGTAAAAAGCTTGGTGTCATCGGACTTGGAGCCATAGGGGTACTGGTTGCTAACGCTGCTAACCGCCTTGGTATGGAAGTCTACGGCTGCGATCCTTATATTTCAGTAGAGCATGCTTGGAACTTATCCCGCGATATAATATCTGTAAAATCCAAAGATGATATTTATAGAGAATGTGATTATATAAGCCTTCATGTTCCCTTATTAGACGATACCAAGAAGATGATCAATAAAGAAACCCTGTCAAAATGTAAAGACGGAGTTGTTATCCTTAATTTCGCAAGAGATCTGCTGGTAAATGATGAAGATATGGAAGAAGCATTAAAATCCGGAAAAGTAGGAGCCTATGTAACAGACTTTCCAAATGATAAGACCGCTGCTATGGAAGGGGTTATAGCAATTCCACATCTTGGAGCCTCCACAGAAGAGTCGGAAGATAATTGTGCTGTCATGGCTGTAAAGCAAATCAAGGATTATTTAGAACATGGTATCATTAAGAATTCTGTTAATTATCCGGATTGTGATGCAGGAACCTTCACTGGCGGAACCAGAGTAACCATTAACCATAAAAACATTCCTAATATGTTAACGCAGTTCACCGGTGTATTTTCTTCAGAGAATATCAATATATCAAACCTTATCAATAAAAGTAAAGGCGATTATGCTTACACCGTAATTGATATAGAAGGAAGTATCGCTTCCGGTACTTCGGCTAAATTAGAAACAATAGACGGAGTATTAAAGGTCAGAACTATATCCGAATAAAAATATTACGAGAAAGACAGGTTAATACCAAGAGAAAACAGGCTTTTGGTATTGACCTTTTTTAATAAAAGGAGGCAAAATGGCAACTATCAAACCTTTTCGTGCAATAAGACCAGGAAATACAAATAATACTACAACTGCTCTGGCGGAGAAAATAGCAGCATTACCCTACGACGTTTACAATAGAGAAGAAGCAAAAGCAGAGATAATAAGAGAGCCTCTGTCCTTTCTGAGAATAGACAGAGCTGAGACCACACTTCCAGATAACATATCTACCTACGATGATTTGGTATATGATAGGGCAAAGGAACTACTGGAAGAAATGATTAACAAAGAACAGTTTATTCAGGAAGAAAAAGAATGCTTTTATATCTACGAACTCATCATGAATGGAAAAAGTCAAACCGGACTTGTTGCCTGTGCATCAATTGACGACTATCAAAATGGAGTTATTAAACGCCATGAGAATACAAGAACCGATAAAGAGCTGGACAGGATAAGACACATTGACAGCTGTAATGCCCAGACCGGTCCTATTTTTTTAACCTTTCGAGGATCCGATAGGATTAAGAATATTCTTAATCTCAATAAAACAAAGGAAAAACTCTACTGTTTTACTTCACCCGATGGCATTACTCACAATGTATGGAAGATTGATGATATAGAAGAGATTACAACAATAAAAGAGGAATTCGAACATATTACTTCTATTTATATAGCTGATGGTCATCATAGAGCTGCTTCTGCGATAAAAGTGGGTATGAAACGCAGAGAAGAGCATACAAACTATACCGGAAAAGAAGAATTTAATTACTTCTTGTCTGTAATCTTCCCCTCTGAAGAACTTATGATTATGCCTTATAACCGAGTTGTAAAAGATTTAAATGGTAATACCCTCGAAGAATTTCATGCTAAAGTGTCTGAATATTTTACAATTACGTTTTTAGGTGCTGAACCTTACCAACCAACAGGAAAAGGAGAGTTTGGTATGTATCTCAAAAATGGATGGTATAAACTTAAAATAAAAAAAGAATACGAAAAGAAGGATCCGGTGGCAGGGCTGGATGTTTCTTTATTACAGGATTATCTCCTCGAGCCGGTGCTTGGAATCAAAGACCCCCGCAGTGATAAGAGAATTGATTTTGTTGGCGGTATCAGAGGACTGAGAGAATTAGAGCGGAGAGTACAAGAGGATATGGCAGTTGCCTTTTCGATGTATCCAACAGACATCCAAGAATTAATAGCAGTATCCGACAAAGATAAATTAATGCCGCCAAAATCCACCTGGTTTGAGCCAAAACTTAGGAGCGGTCTTTTCATTCACAAGATTTAAGTATTTCTAGGAATAGGAAATTACTAATTTAAGAGAAATCATAAATTCTTTTACTAAAAATAAAAAATTATTTAAAATTTATGGAACGATACCATATTTTGCATCGTCTAATGGTTGAACTAGGAAATAATATAAAAATCTAGTAAAGGAGGAATTTTTATGATATCAAAAAAAATTGGGGCTGTAATCCTAAGCAGTGCCCTTATAGTAAGTGCCCTGCCGATTCAATCTTTAGCAGCGGCAGATCTTATTCAAACAACTAAAATAGCAGCAGGTGTACAATCAGGTGCGGCTGTGTCGTCAGAGGATTTAGAAAGTATGATAAATACTGTGAAATCTAAAATTACCATACCTTCCGAATTATCAGAGTTTTCCTACAATTATTATACTGGCGATCCTTATTCCAACAATACTTGGAACCTGATCTGGTCTACGAAAGACGGCAGTAAAAGTATCAATGTAAATTCTGATTCAAAAGGTCATATAACCTATTATAGTTATTATACGAACCAGAGTTATAAACCGGTTTATCTTCAAAGCGAATTAAAAGATAAGGCTGATGCATTTATAAAGGGGATTACACCGGATATCTTCAGTAAGCTTCAATATATCCAGACTTCTTCTACAGCATCCTATAACGGTTCTTATACCTATCAGTATCAAAGAGTTGAGAACGGAATACCCATGCCGGATAATACTGTCAGTGTAAGTGTTAATTATCAGACAGGTGTTGTAACCACCTATTCCAGCAATTGGCTTTATGATGTCACAATACCTTCTTCCAATGCCAAGATAACGAAGGATGCGGCAGCTGCCTTAATTGGAAAGAATAGCAAAATGACCTTATCTTATCAAAGCGCATATACAACTGATAACAATGGCAAAAGTACTGCCAAGGCATTTCTGGTATACAGCCCTGAAAAGTCCTATATCGCTGTTGATGCTTTAACAGGAAAAGTATATGACACTCAGAACCTTTGGAATACAGCCTATTCTTCAAAAGAAGAAGCAAGCCTTGATATGGGCAGTGCCAAAGCAGGTAATCTGACACCACAGGAATCTGCTGAAGTTGACAGTATAAAGGGTCTGATTTCTAAAAACGATGCTATAAATGCTATTAAAGGTAATACAAAGCTGCTTTTTGATAAAAACATGACATCAATAACAGCCAATCTCTATAAAAATACGAATATAAATGGTACTACAGCTTATGTTTGGAATGTTAGCTTTTCTGATCCAAGAGAGGTAAAAGAGGGTTCCACAAATTCTTACCGTGCATATGCTTATGCATCGGTAGATGCTAAGACTGGTAAGATAATGTCTTATTATTCCAGCACAAACAATTATTATAATACCACGAAAGATAAGTGGAACGATACTAAAATCAAATATACTGCTAAGCAGGGAAAGAGCATCTTTGAAGGCTTTTTAAAGACAGAAATACCGGATTATTTTAAGAATTCATCCTATACCGGTACTTCCAATGATTACATTATTGCCTACAAAGACAGCAAGCCGGTATATGGCGGTTACACCTATAATTATCAGCGAATGAATGAAAATATTCCGTATGCTGGTAACAATATTAGTGGTGCCGTTGACGGTGTAACCGGAAAGATTTATAACTTCAATTATAATTGGGATACCCAGTTAACTTTTGAAGCACCTACTAATATCATTTCCGCAGATAAAGCTTTCACGAACTATATTGCTAACGAAGGATACCACTTGGTTTATGAAGTATATTATAAGAATGCAGTTTCCAGTTCTTCTTATACTCAGACTCCTTTGGTTCGACTTGTATACCGTACCGATATCTCTCCGGATTATATCTCTCCATTTACCGGAAAGCAGCTTGATTATGATGGCAAAGAATATGTAAAGCCTACTAGTCTTTATAACTATACGGATATTCAGGGGAATTCCTCAGCCAGAAATATAATTCTTCTTGCTAATATGGGAATTGGTTTTGAAGGTGGGTTATTTAAACCTACTCAGGCAATTACAACTACAGAATTAAATGATTTTATTTCAAAAGCAGGCTTCTATGCCGATTCCTCTAAATATAAACTCACAGGAACTTCAGTAAGCCGTATGGATGCTGCAAAATATGCAGTTCAAGTATTAGGTCTTGAAAAAGCAGCTAAAATCAGCGGAATCTATACACTTAATGTAGCAGACCAGTCATTAATTAACCAGTCTGATTTAGGTTATGCAGCCATCGCATTTGGACTTAAGCTTTTAGTGCCTAATAATAGTAACCAATTACATGCAAGTGATAACCTTACACGTCAGGATGCTGCTGATTTAATCGTAGCAATGTTAAATAGTCAGGAATAATTTTATAATATGTATATCTAAAGGGTTGTTGCAAGATGAACCCTGTAGAGCATAACTTGCCAGAATGGACTGTTTGACCGACAGTTGATACGAATTGGCATACTAGATCTAACATTTTATGTAAGATTTTAGTATGCCAATCATATCGTTTGCCGATCAATTGTTTAATCAAGCATTTATCCTCTGCAGTGCTTCCTTAGCAACAGCCCTTTTTTAAGAATTTAAAAATTACATGTTTTATTTAGATAATTTTCACTTTTTTAAGCCAAGCTTTTGTGGTAATATAAGTATAAGTATATAAGCTATTGATATATGCCGCTATCAGCGGCGGAATGAGAGGAAAAGATGCAAGATATATTATTTTTAGAACCAGTATTTAAAGAAATGATCTGGGGCGGTAACAGGCTGAACACAGATTTCGGCTATGATATCCCAAGTGATAATACCGGGGAATGTTGGGCTGTCAGTGCTCATACTAATGGAGATTGCAAGATAAAAGCAGGTGAATATAAAGGAGAGACCTTAAGCAGTCTGTGGGCAAATCACAGAGAGCTTTTTGGTAATGCAGAAGGTGACGTATTTCCGCTTTTAATTAAAATTATAGATGCCAAACAAGATTTAAGTATTCAGGTTCATCCGGATGATAATTATGCAAAAACCCACGAGAATGGCTCACTTGGTAAAACAGAATGCTGGTATATCTTAAATTGCAAAGATGATGGTAAAATTGTTATCGGACATAATGCTAACAACAAAGAAGAATTGTCTTCCATGATCCATAATAACCAGTGGGAAGAACTTATTCGTGTAATCCCCATTAAAAAAGGTGATTTCTTTCAGATTATACCCGGAACCGTACATGCAATCAAAGCCGGTACCGTAATCTTAGAAACCCAACAGAACAGTGATATAACATATCGGCTTTACGACTATGGCCGATTACAAAACGGCAAACCCCGTGAACTGCATATTGATAAAAGTATCGATGTTATTACCTGCCCTCAAAAGCTTACTGAGCCAGTAAGAAAAATATGGGACATAAAAGGCGGACAGATAGAAGAGCTGGTAAACTGTGAATTTTATACCGTAGAAAAGATAACAATAAATGGAAGCACAGCCTTAGAGCAGGTTGAGCCTTTTACCATTATGAGTGTTATTAATGGTGAAGGATATTTAGATGGTGAACGAATCACCAAAGGTGACCATTTTATTCTTCCATCCGGATTTGGAAGCTATGTGCTGGAAGGTAATTTGGAGTGTATCGCATCTCACATCTAAGTACCACCAGTTAAATAAATATAAATTATTTTATATATACCAAATAAAGTATGTTACCACATGTAAGGAGATAACTCATGAGCAGTATTTTTAACTTGGACAACCCATTTTTTTCAGGACTGAATAAGATTGTAGATGCATTCTTTTTAAGTATTATATTTTTAATTACCTGTATTCCTATTATTACCATTGGTCCTGCTTTAACAGCTCTTTATTATGCGACTGCCAAATCTCTGCGCAGAGACAGAGGTTATATCTCAAAAGAGTATTTTAAAGCTTTTAAGTTAAACTTTTTACAAGGTCTTGTCAGCGGACTTATATTAATTGCAGCTTCCTCTATACTTGCTATCGACTGGAGATATGCAAAAAATCTCCATAATACTACAGGAGTTATTCTTTTTAGCATCTTTA
It includes:
- a CDS encoding YcdB/YcdC domain-containing protein, which translates into the protein MISKKIGAVILSSALIVSALPIQSLAAADLIQTTKIAAGVQSGAAVSSEDLESMINTVKSKITIPSELSEFSYNYYTGDPYSNNTWNLIWSTKDGSKSINVNSDSKGHITYYSYYTNQSYKPVYLQSELKDKADAFIKGITPDIFSKLQYIQTSSTASYNGSYTYQYQRVENGIPMPDNTVSVSVNYQTGVVTTYSSNWLYDVTIPSSNAKITKDAAAALIGKNSKMTLSYQSAYTTDNNGKSTAKAFLVYSPEKSYIAVDALTGKVYDTQNLWNTAYSSKEEASLDMGSAKAGNLTPQESAEVDSIKGLISKNDAINAIKGNTKLLFDKNMTSITANLYKNTNINGTTAYVWNVSFSDPREVKEGSTNSYRAYAYASVDAKTGKIMSYYSSTNNYYNTTKDKWNDTKIKYTAKQGKSIFEGFLKTEIPDYFKNSSYTGTSNDYIIAYKDSKPVYGGYTYNYQRMNENIPYAGNNISGAVDGVTGKIYNFNYNWDTQLTFEAPTNIISADKAFTNYIANEGYHLVYEVYYKNAVSSSSYTQTPLVRLVYRTDISPDYISPFTGKQLDYDGKEYVKPTSLYNYTDIQGNSSARNIILLANMGIGFEGGLFKPTQAITTTELNDFISKAGFYADSSKYKLTGTSVSRMDAAKYAVQVLGLEKAAKISGIYTLNVADQSLINQSDLGYAAIAFGLKLLVPNNSNQLHASDNLTRQDAADLIVAMLNSQE
- the manA gene encoding mannose-6-phosphate isomerase, class I, with translation MQDILFLEPVFKEMIWGGNRLNTDFGYDIPSDNTGECWAVSAHTNGDCKIKAGEYKGETLSSLWANHRELFGNAEGDVFPLLIKIIDAKQDLSIQVHPDDNYAKTHENGSLGKTECWYILNCKDDGKIVIGHNANNKEELSSMIHNNQWEELIRVIPIKKGDFFQIIPGTVHAIKAGTVILETQQNSDITYRLYDYGRLQNGKPRELHIDKSIDVITCPQKLTEPVRKIWDIKGGQIEELVNCEFYTVEKITINGSTALEQVEPFTIMSVINGEGYLDGERITKGDHFILPSGFGSYVLEGNLECIASHI
- a CDS encoding YesL family protein is translated as MSSIFNLDNPFFSGLNKIVDAFFLSIIFLITCIPIITIGPALTALYYATAKSLRRDRGYISKEYFKAFKLNFLQGLVSGLILIAASSILAIDWRYAKNLHNTTGVILFSIFTALFIVLFFITIYIFPVLSRFKTKTLHLFKTAFFMSMRHLPSTILMAIIVIFFGLLVYLFRIPIVFAPALCTLLVSFLMERIFKKYMPEKSEEEESNGVDEWYME